CATAATATCATTATTCCTTTTTCTTAAAAGATAACTTATTCTCTGTCCCAGACAATAATCTTGATATATTAGCTCTGTGTCTGATAATTATAAAGCCTGCCACCAGGATGACCACGCCTAAATAATACCATTCTCCAAAGCTGTTTCTAATATTTTCTATCAGTATATAAATAAATAAAAATAAAGCTGCTGTGATAGATCCCAGTGAGACATATTTGCTTACAGTCACCACAATAACAAACACAAGCAGGGTCAACAGGCAGGGTAAAGGTAAAAGGTTTATAAACACTCCTGCTGAAGTAGCTACGCCTTTTCCACCCTTAAATCCTAAGAACAAAGTGAAAATATGACCAGTAATTGCCACAAGTGCAATTATCACATAATATCCTTCAAATACACCTGGCATCAAAATTCTGGCTAATTGAACTGCCACAAACCCTTTTCCCATATCAAGCAATAGGGTTATCACACCTATTTTGGTGCCAAGAACTCGCAAGGCATTAGTGGCTCCCACATTTCCGCTGCCGTGCTGGCGGATATCTATCCCCTGTAATTTGCCGAATATATAACTGAAAGGGATACTGCCTAATAGATAGGCTGCAACAATTGAGATTATGAAATTTATCCAGTTCATTTTTCCTGAGGCTCCTCTTCACCTTTTCTGCCTCTGAAATGCGTTCTGAATGATACCCCTTCCAGAGGAAACCTTTCCCGTAATTGATTATATAGATACCGGCTGTAATGTTTGGTTATCAGTTTGGGATTATTGCAAAAGAACACAAATGTCGGGGGATTCATCTCTGTCTGAGTGCAATAATAGATCTTTGAGTGTTTCCCTGATGAATGAGAAGGAGGAAAGTTTGCAAGGACATCTGCTAAAAATTTATTTAATTGCGCAGTGGGAATTCTTTTCTTACTGGTATTCTTGATTTCCACTACTTTTTTTAACACGCCACTCACTCTCTGACCTGTGAGAGCCGAAATAAATACTATTGGAGCATAATTAATAAAGGGTAATTGATTTCTGATAGTTTTAATAAATTCTCCCGTAGTCTTATTATCCTTTTTAACAAGATCCCATTTATTCACAAGTATCAATATATCACGATGATGACGGGCGGCAAATGATGCTATCTTTTGATCCTGGGTGGCTACTTCTCGCTCTGCATCAAGCATCAATATCACCATATTACTTTGATGTATTGCCTCTATAGTACGCATTGAACTAAAATATTCCACGCCATACTTTACCTTGACCTTTTTGCGTAATCCTGCTGTATCTATAATAGTTATCTCTTCTCCAAAATATGTTACTTTCATATCAATACTGTCACGTGTGGTTCCTGGTATTTCTGTTACTATATTGATATCAGATCCATGCAATTTATTAACAAGAGATGATTTACCTACATTAGGTCTGCCTACGATCGCTATCTTGATCTTGTCACTGTCATAACTAAGATCAGCATCTTTTACTGGATTTACCAAAGCGATCACTTCATCTAAAAGGTTACCGCAATTGCGACCTTGCACCGCTGCTATGGGAAAGGCTTCGCCCAGTCCTAATTGCAGAAATTCATAGAGATCAAAGGCATCTTTCTCAGAATCAACTTTGTTTACTACCAGAAGTACTCTATCTCTTACTGGACTAAGCAAAGATGCTATTTCAGAATCAAAATCAGTTGTACCCGTCTTGGCATCGACCATAAAAAGGATCACATCTGCCTCAGATATGGCTACTTCTGCCTGATTACGGATTGCCTGATTCATTGTATCTTCTGTTCGAGGAATAATACCACCTGTATCTACCAGCGTGAAATATATCCCGCTCCATTCTGCATCCTGATATTTCCTGTCTCGAGTGATGCCTTCTTCAAAATCCACAATCGCACTTCGCTTACGGCAGATGCGATTAAAAAGTGTCGATTTACCCACATTTGGGCGACCAACAATAGCTACAATACTTTTTCTCATATTATTATCTTTTTCCGTTACCTTTATATTACTATATTTTCAATAAATCCTTTACTACCAATCACTTTCATTAAAATACATAAATTTTTACTTTCCACGTAATGTCAAATTTATTAAATATGATAATTATCAGCCAACTTTTCCGAATAAATTCTCTGAGAGATTTATCATCCCATGACAGGGGCAGAAGCATTTTTAGGCTAATAATTAAACTCTATTTCTGAGGCAAATAATTCTATATATAAAGCAAAAATATCCTCTCTTAAAGTTTACGGATTGAAGTTTTCAATTTCATCAACAGAGATTGGAATATCCAGGTTTATCTGATAGATTGAATGTTAATGTAATTGCCCTTCCAGTTCTCAATTCGTTGAGACATTCTCGAGGGCAAAATAATATCTTTCTCGAAGCTTGATTAACACATCTTTTTTACGAGAAGAAACTTTGCCTAAATGATTTTAATTTCGGTAATATAAAAAACTTAATACCGCTGAAATAGAAAGCTTTATAAGGCTTATATGATCTATAGGACTTATATGATCTATAGGACTTATATGTCCTATAGGAAATTAAATATTTGACAATAAATCTTTTCGGTAATAAATTAACATTCATAGTAATAATGAATAATAACAATGTTTAGAAAGTTGGAGGATTTGATGAAAAGGACATTCTGGTTTATTTTGTTTATACTCTTAGTATGTAGTTCAATCTGGTCTTGGAACGAAGACGTATTGCTGGCATCAAGTCATTACAAAGATTGGGAAGCGGGTGCTCTTGGGATTGGGGCAGTGTATTCCTGCTGGCAGGAATCAGTAGATTCCAGTTATGTGATCAAAATTCAGGGAATGGACTTATCAGGTGAAGATATCTGGGATGAACCGGCAGAGATATCTCAAAATGCTCTCCGCACAGATTATTATCAGATCATTTGTGGAGAAGACGGAGCGGTATTTATCAGCTGGTGCAGCTATCAGCAGGAGTGGACACCCGAGTGTATATATATTCAGAAAATCAATGACAATGGAGAATTATTGTGGGAAGAACCAGGCACCATGATGTATTATAATACGACAAATTACACCCTGGAAAGTGACCGTATGGGAGGTGTATATTTGATAGAAAATAATACTAACTCAGTAAGGGCTTGGCATTTAGACAGTGATGGAGCTACTGTGGCAGGATGGGAATATGGAATAGAATTAGGAACCAGTTACTGGGTTGATTATGAAATAACAGAAGCTGGTGATATTGCAATTCTAAGAAATCCCTTAGACAGGGAGCCTGGGATGTATTTCCAAATACTGCAGGGTGATGGCAGTTATTACTATGCCGGAAATGGTATCTGGTGTTTTGATAGTAACGAGGAAGGGGCAGAGCTGGAAATTAGACCATCTGGAGGTTATCTCTTTGCTGCGGTTTTTGAGGGGAGTGTGTATGGAAACGTAATGTTGAGCGATGAAGAATTTCTATATGAAGAAGCTGTTATCCTGGGAGAAGAGGGAGAGGGTGCCCTTCTGCCAGATATGAAATTTCAGGGGGGAAGCTGCAATTTAACCTTTACTAATTGGCAGGAACATGAAATTGATATCTGGCAATACAATGAGGATTTAGAGTTTCAATACAGTAACCCGGGACTATATTTTGATCGTAATATAGATAATATTCAATACAAGCCAAACGGAAATGTACTTATTATTGAGGGCTATAATGATGATCTGGTCATCAGGGAATATAATTCAGTGGGGAATCTG
Above is a window of Candidatus Stygibacter australis DNA encoding:
- the plsY gene encoding glycerol-3-phosphate 1-O-acyltransferase PlsY, with the protein product MNWINFIISIVAAYLLGSIPFSYIFGKLQGIDIRQHGSGNVGATNALRVLGTKIGVITLLLDMGKGFVAVQLARILMPGVFEGYYVIIALVAITGHIFTLFLGFKGGKGVATSAGVFINLLPLPCLLTLLVFVIVVTVSKYVSLGSITAALFLFIYILIENIRNSFGEWYYLGVVILVAGFIIIRHRANISRLLSGTENKLSFKKKE
- the der gene encoding ribosome biogenesis GTPase Der, producing the protein MRKSIVAIVGRPNVGKSTLFNRICRKRSAIVDFEEGITRDRKYQDAEWSGIYFTLVDTGGIIPRTEDTMNQAIRNQAEVAISEADVILFMVDAKTGTTDFDSEIASLLSPVRDRVLLVVNKVDSEKDAFDLYEFLQLGLGEAFPIAAVQGRNCGNLLDEVIALVNPVKDADLSYDSDKIKIAIVGRPNVGKSSLVNKLHGSDINIVTEIPGTTRDSIDMKVTYFGEEITIIDTAGLRKKVKVKYGVEYFSSMRTIEAIHQSNMVILMLDAEREVATQDQKIASFAARHHRDILILVNKWDLVKKDNKTTGEFIKTIRNQLPFINYAPIVFISALTGQRVSGVLKKVVEIKNTSKKRIPTAQLNKFLADVLANFPPSHSSGKHSKIYYCTQTEMNPPTFVFFCNNPKLITKHYSRYLYNQLRERFPLEGVSFRTHFRGRKGEEEPQEK